Proteins from one Gossypium raimondii isolate GPD5lz chromosome 8, ASM2569854v1, whole genome shotgun sequence genomic window:
- the LOC105793341 gene encoding protein PRY1 — protein sequence MGSHIFTPFFILIFFFQLSPLVLTLPDLRNIPPHENPVSQQPQFSNPNPAQNQPLNPKPLPHPNPSESIQIQIHPKLLVNPSKDPQGTYQFSSRQPIRKPSEILISQQSQNSSDNPNPQQPSNTNQDTNSQQLQNPTQQPQNQSTQPFQPKPLTPSSPDSDAQQFLDAHNAARIHENEPLYTWDQKLADFARSWGNKRINDCRIVHSNAPYGENIFVANNDHWTPREAVQRWVGEEQYYDKKTFACQPGKLCGHYTQIVWRDSIRVGCARVRCANGGLFVMCNYEPPGNYKNENPFVPHNQ from the coding sequence ATGGGATCCCATATTTTCACACCCTTCTTCATccttatctttttctttcaactttCTCCCCTTGTTTTAACTCTCCCAGATTTGCGCAACATACCTCCACATGAAAATCCAGTCTCTCAACAGCCTCAGTTTTCAAATCCAAATCCAGCTCAAAACCAACCTTTAAATCCCAAGCCTCTCCCCCATCCAAATCCATCTGAATCTATCCAAATCCAAATCCATCCCAAGTTACTAGTGAATCCCTCTAAAGATCCTCAGGGTACATACCAATTTTCAAGCCGTCAACCAATTCGAAAGCCATCTGAAATCCTAATCTCTCAACAATCTCAGAATTCATCCGATAACCCAAACCCTCAGCAACCTTCAAATACAAACCAAGATACAAACTCTCAACAGCTTCAAAACCCAACCCAACAACCTCAAAATCAAAGCACTCAACCATTTCAACCGAAGCCGCTAACCCCCAGTTCTCCTGATTCAGATGCGCAACAATTCCTCGACGCTCACAACGCTGCTCGAATTCACGAGAATGAACCATTATACACCTGGGATCAAAAGTTGGCTGACTTTGCTCGATCATGGGGCAATAAGCGCATCAACGATTGCAGAATAGTCCACTCCAATGCGCCCTATGGCGAGAACATCTTCGTGGCGAACAACGACCACTGGACACCTCGAGAGGCTGTCCAAAGGTGGGTGGGTGAAGAGCAATATTATGATAAGAAAACCTTTGCTTGCCAACCGGGGAAACTCTGCGGCCATTATACACAGATTGTATGGAGGGATTCAATAAGAGTAGGATGTGCCCGAGTTAGGTGTGCTAACGGTGGCCTTTTTGTTATGTGCAACTATGAGCCTCCTGGAAATTACAAGAATGAAAATCCATTTGTTCCACACAATCAGTAG